Proteins from a genomic interval of Cydia amplana chromosome 8, ilCydAmpl1.1, whole genome shotgun sequence:
- the LOC134650021 gene encoding SH3 domain-binding glutamic acid-rich protein homolog isoform X4, translating into MVVKVYISGISGNKEVKKRQQRVMMILDSKNIKYDIIDITEPGREADKDFMQNKSTSNGGTVSDPNPRSPLPPQIFNDEEYCGDYDQFDMANEVDSLEVFLKVELPPEEPPVAEEKVVNGDAEKTENGDSKASKETSQERDTKSAEKEGTPAPKEGSQEKETAPAKDGTPSKEGTPAPKSKEGTPAADASREASQERQSVEKEAPVVETKASDVESAVKSSKESTPQRENGSVGSREQSQDKDEAVVKKTNPSEALIESEQAAAAE; encoded by the exons ATGGTTGTTAAAGTATACATTAGTGGTATTTCTGGAAACAAGGAG GTGAAAAAGAGACAGCAACGTGTTATGATGATATTGGATtctaaaaacattaaatatgacaTCATTGACATCACGGAACCGGGAAGGGAAGCGGATAAAGACTTTATGCAAAACAAATCGACATCGAACGGAGGGACCGTGAGTGACCCCAACCCGCGGTCCCCGCTGCCTCCGCAGATCTTCAACGACGAGGAGTATTGCGGG GATTATGACCAGTTTGACATGGCAAATGAAGTGGATTCGCTGGAGGTTTTCCTGAAAGTGGAGCTTCCTCCAGAAGAGCCGCCAGTAGCGGAAGAAAAG GTTGTGAATGGGGACGCTGAGAAAACTGAAAATGGAGATAGTAAGGCCTCCAAGGAGACCTCACAGGAAAGGGATACCAAATCTGCAGAAAAAGAGGGTACTCCTGCACCAAAGGAAGGGTCACAAGAGAAAGAAACAGCCCCAGCCAAGGATGGAACTCCTTCAAAAGAAG GTACTCCTGCCCCTAAGTCTAAGGAAGGTACACCTGCTGCAGATGCCTCGAGGGAAGCTTCACAAGAAAGACAATCCGTTGAAAAGGAGGCACCAGTTGTAGAAACAAAGGCATCTGATGTAGAGTCCGCAGTTAAATCCTCAAAAGAAAGTACACCGCAAAGGGAAAATGGCTCTGTGGGGTCTCGCGAACAATCTCAAGACAAAGATGAGGCTGTGGTGAAGAAGACTAACCCGTCTGAGGCTTTGATCGAGAGTGAGCAGGCGGCCGCTGCGGAGTAA
- the LOC134650021 gene encoding SH3 domain-binding glutamic acid-rich protein isoform X1: MVVKVYISGISGNKEVKKRQQRVMMILDSKNIKYDIIDITEPGREADKDFMQNKSTSNGGTVSDPNPRSPLPPQIFNDEEYCGDYDQFDMANEVDSLEVFLKVELPPEEPPVAEEKVVNGDAEKTENGDSKASKETSQERDTKSAEKEGTPAPKEGSQEKETAPAKDGTPSKEGTPAPKSKEGTPAPKSKEGTPAPKSKEGTPTPKSKEGTPAPKSKEGTPAPKSKEGTPAPKSKESTPAPKSKEGTPAPKSKEGTPAPKSKEGTPAADASREASQERQSVEKEAPVVETKASDVESAVKSSKESTPQRENGSVGSREQSQDKDEAVVKKTNPSEALIESEQAAAAE, encoded by the exons ATGGTTGTTAAAGTATACATTAGTGGTATTTCTGGAAACAAGGAG GTGAAAAAGAGACAGCAACGTGTTATGATGATATTGGATtctaaaaacattaaatatgacaTCATTGACATCACGGAACCGGGAAGGGAAGCGGATAAAGACTTTATGCAAAACAAATCGACATCGAACGGAGGGACCGTGAGTGACCCCAACCCGCGGTCCCCGCTGCCTCCGCAGATCTTCAACGACGAGGAGTATTGCGGG GATTATGACCAGTTTGACATGGCAAATGAAGTGGATTCGCTGGAGGTTTTCCTGAAAGTGGAGCTTCCTCCAGAAGAGCCGCCAGTAGCGGAAGAAAAG GTTGTGAATGGGGACGCTGAGAAAACTGAAAATGGAGATAGTAAGGCCTCCAAGGAGACCTCACAGGAAAGGGATACCAAATCTGCAGAAAAAGAGGGTACTCCTGCACCAAAGGAAGGGTCACAAGAGAAAGAAACAGCCCCAGCCAAGGATGGAACTCCTTCAAAAGAAGGTACACCAGCACCTAAGTCTAAAGAAGGTACACCTGCCCCTAAATCTAAAGAAGGTACACCTGCCCCTAAGTCTAAAGAAGGTACACCTACCCCCAAGTCCAAGGAAGGTACACCAGCACCCAAGTCTAAAGAAGGTACACCTGCTCCCAAGTCTAAAGAGGGTACACCAGCACCCAAGTCCAAGGAAAGTACACCAGCACCCAAGTCCAAGGAAGGTACACCAGCACCCAAGTCTAAAGAAGGTACTCCTGCCCCTAAGTCTAAGGAAGGTACACCTGCTGCAGATGCCTCGAGGGAAGCTTCACAAGAAAGACAATCCGTTGAAAAGGAGGCACCAGTTGTAGAAACAAAGGCATCTGATGTAGAGTCCGCAGTTAAATCCTCAAAAGAAAGTACACCGCAAAGGGAAAATGGCTCTGTGGGGTCTCGCGAACAATCTCAAGACAAAGATGAGGCTGTGGTGAAGAAGACTAACCCGTCTGAGGCTTTGATCGAGAGTGAGCAGGCGGCCGCTGCGGAGTAA
- the LOC134650021 gene encoding SH3 domain-binding glutamic acid-rich protein isoform X2: MVVKVYISGISGNKEVKKRQQRVMMILDSKNIKYDIIDITEPGREADKDFMQNKSTSNGGTVSDPNPRSPLPPQIFNDEEYCGDYDQFDMANEVDSLEVFLKVELPPEEPPVAEEKVVNGDAEKTENGDSKASKETSQERDTKSAEKEGTPAPKEGSQEKETAPAKDGTPSKEGTPTPKSKEGTPAPKSKEGTPAPKSKEGTPAPKSKESTPAPKSKEGTPAPKSKEGTPAPKSKEGTPAADASREASQERQSVEKEAPVVETKASDVESAVKSSKESTPQRENGSVGSREQSQDKDEAVVKKTNPSEALIESEQAAAAE, translated from the exons ATGGTTGTTAAAGTATACATTAGTGGTATTTCTGGAAACAAGGAG GTGAAAAAGAGACAGCAACGTGTTATGATGATATTGGATtctaaaaacattaaatatgacaTCATTGACATCACGGAACCGGGAAGGGAAGCGGATAAAGACTTTATGCAAAACAAATCGACATCGAACGGAGGGACCGTGAGTGACCCCAACCCGCGGTCCCCGCTGCCTCCGCAGATCTTCAACGACGAGGAGTATTGCGGG GATTATGACCAGTTTGACATGGCAAATGAAGTGGATTCGCTGGAGGTTTTCCTGAAAGTGGAGCTTCCTCCAGAAGAGCCGCCAGTAGCGGAAGAAAAG GTTGTGAATGGGGACGCTGAGAAAACTGAAAATGGAGATAGTAAGGCCTCCAAGGAGACCTCACAGGAAAGGGATACCAAATCTGCAGAAAAAGAGGGTACTCCTGCACCAAAGGAAGGGTCACAAGAGAAAGAAACAGCCCCAGCCAAGGATGGAACTCCTTCAAAAGAAG GTACACCTACCCCCAAGTCCAAGGAAGGTACACCAGCACCCAAGTCTAAAGAAGGTACACCTGCTCCCAAGTCTAAAGAGGGTACACCAGCACCCAAGTCCAAGGAAAGTACACCAGCACCCAAGTCCAAGGAAGGTACACCAGCACCCAAGTCTAAAGAAGGTACTCCTGCCCCTAAGTCTAAGGAAGGTACACCTGCTGCAGATGCCTCGAGGGAAGCTTCACAAGAAAGACAATCCGTTGAAAAGGAGGCACCAGTTGTAGAAACAAAGGCATCTGATGTAGAGTCCGCAGTTAAATCCTCAAAAGAAAGTACACCGCAAAGGGAAAATGGCTCTGTGGGGTCTCGCGAACAATCTCAAGACAAAGATGAGGCTGTGGTGAAGAAGACTAACCCGTCTGAGGCTTTGATCGAGAGTGAGCAGGCGGCCGCTGCGGAGTAA
- the LOC134650021 gene encoding SH3 domain-binding glutamic acid-rich protein isoform X3, which yields MVVKVYISGISGNKEVKKRQQRVMMILDSKNIKYDIIDITEPGREADKDFMQNKSTSNGGTVSDPNPRSPLPPQIFNDEEYCGDYDQFDMANEVDSLEVFLKVELPPEEPPVAEEKVVNGDAEKTENGDSKASKETSQERDTKSAEKEGTPAPKEGSQEKETAPAKDGTPSKEGTPAPKSKEGTPAPKSKEGTPAPKSKEGTPTPKSKEGTPAPKSKEGTPAPKSKEGTPAADASREASQERQSVEKEAPVVETKASDVESAVKSSKESTPQRENGSVGSREQSQDKDEAVVKKTNPSEALIESEQAAAAE from the exons ATGGTTGTTAAAGTATACATTAGTGGTATTTCTGGAAACAAGGAG GTGAAAAAGAGACAGCAACGTGTTATGATGATATTGGATtctaaaaacattaaatatgacaTCATTGACATCACGGAACCGGGAAGGGAAGCGGATAAAGACTTTATGCAAAACAAATCGACATCGAACGGAGGGACCGTGAGTGACCCCAACCCGCGGTCCCCGCTGCCTCCGCAGATCTTCAACGACGAGGAGTATTGCGGG GATTATGACCAGTTTGACATGGCAAATGAAGTGGATTCGCTGGAGGTTTTCCTGAAAGTGGAGCTTCCTCCAGAAGAGCCGCCAGTAGCGGAAGAAAAG GTTGTGAATGGGGACGCTGAGAAAACTGAAAATGGAGATAGTAAGGCCTCCAAGGAGACCTCACAGGAAAGGGATACCAAATCTGCAGAAAAAGAGGGTACTCCTGCACCAAAGGAAGGGTCACAAGAGAAAGAAACAGCCCCAGCCAAGGATGGAACTCCTTCAAAAGAAGGTACACCAGCACCTAAGTCTAAAGAAGGTACACCTGCCCCTAAATCTAAAGAAGGTACACCTGCCCCTAAGTCTAAAGAAGGTACACCTACCCCCAAGTCCAAGGAAGGTACACCAGCACCCAAGTCTAAAGAAG GTACTCCTGCCCCTAAGTCTAAGGAAGGTACACCTGCTGCAGATGCCTCGAGGGAAGCTTCACAAGAAAGACAATCCGTTGAAAAGGAGGCACCAGTTGTAGAAACAAAGGCATCTGATGTAGAGTCCGCAGTTAAATCCTCAAAAGAAAGTACACCGCAAAGGGAAAATGGCTCTGTGGGGTCTCGCGAACAATCTCAAGACAAAGATGAGGCTGTGGTGAAGAAGACTAACCCGTCTGAGGCTTTGATCGAGAGTGAGCAGGCGGCCGCTGCGGAGTAA